A stretch of Paludisphaera borealis DNA encodes these proteins:
- a CDS encoding M28 family metallopeptidase, whose product MRFRFRGGPAFGLASCLVAVAGASAIAIAADERLKPAVEAIQSDAILKHIQALSSDDFEGRGPGTPGEEKTAAYLTEQFKALGLKPGNPDGTFVQNVPLVGFQATAVHASFQTPGGPIPLEFPKNFVALSRRLAQEVKVQNSDVVFVGYGVVAPEYGWDDYKGVDVRGKTLIMLVNDPAVPDPKTPGELDPAVFKGRAMTYYGRWTYKYEIAAEKGAAAAILIHEEGPAGYPFSVVQGSWSRENFDIAEPPKEGSPQRPAVEGWIDLETATKLLQAGGQDFAALKKAAVDRAFRPVSLNTKAEFAVNTTMRQVQSRNLVARLEGADPTRRDEHVVYTAHWDHLGRDPKLAGDQIYNGAIDNASGVATVLEIARGFTRINPPPKRSLLFLLVTAEEKGLLGSKYYAAHPLYPLERTLADVNIDGVNAWGRAQDIISIGMGQSNLDDLLIEVAKTQNRVVKPDAEPEKGYYYRSDHFEFAKRGVPALDPEGGRDLIGKPAGYGKQKQDEYTEKDYHKVSDQIKPDWDLSGAVEDARLLLEVGYRVAEGDAFPEWKSDSEFRARREAMLKAYKP is encoded by the coding sequence ATGAGATTCCGTTTTCGTGGCGGGCCGGCGTTCGGGCTGGCCTCCTGCCTGGTCGCGGTCGCAGGCGCGTCCGCAATCGCAATCGCGGCCGACGAGCGTCTCAAGCCGGCGGTCGAGGCGATCCAGTCGGATGCGATCCTCAAGCACATTCAGGCGCTGTCGTCCGATGACTTCGAAGGCCGCGGTCCCGGCACGCCTGGCGAGGAAAAGACGGCCGCCTACCTCACCGAGCAGTTCAAGGCGCTGGGCCTGAAACCGGGAAACCCCGACGGCACGTTCGTCCAGAACGTCCCGCTGGTCGGATTTCAAGCCACGGCGGTCCACGCCTCGTTCCAGACGCCTGGAGGCCCGATTCCGCTCGAATTCCCCAAGAACTTCGTGGCGCTGTCGCGGAGGCTGGCGCAGGAGGTCAAGGTCCAGAATTCGGACGTGGTCTTCGTCGGATACGGCGTGGTCGCGCCCGAGTACGGTTGGGACGACTACAAAGGGGTGGACGTCCGCGGCAAGACCCTGATCATGCTCGTCAACGACCCAGCCGTCCCCGATCCCAAGACGCCAGGCGAGCTCGACCCCGCCGTGTTCAAGGGACGGGCGATGACCTACTACGGGCGCTGGACGTACAAGTACGAGATCGCCGCCGAGAAAGGTGCCGCCGCCGCGATCCTGATCCACGAGGAAGGGCCGGCCGGCTATCCGTTCTCGGTCGTCCAAGGGAGTTGGAGCCGCGAGAATTTCGACATCGCCGAGCCCCCCAAGGAAGGCTCGCCCCAGCGCCCCGCCGTCGAGGGTTGGATCGACCTGGAAACCGCGACCAAGCTCTTGCAGGCGGGCGGTCAGGATTTCGCGGCGCTCAAGAAAGCCGCCGTCGACCGCGCGTTCCGCCCCGTCTCGTTGAACACCAAGGCCGAGTTCGCGGTCAACACCACGATGCGTCAGGTCCAGTCGCGCAACCTCGTCGCCCGGCTCGAAGGCGCGGACCCGACCCGGCGCGACGAGCACGTGGTTTACACGGCCCACTGGGACCACCTGGGACGCGACCCCAAGCTCGCCGGCGATCAGATCTACAACGGCGCGATCGATAATGCGTCGGGCGTGGCGACGGTCCTCGAAATCGCGCGCGGGTTCACCCGGATCAATCCCCCTCCCAAGCGGTCGCTCCTCTTCCTGCTGGTCACCGCCGAGGAGAAAGGGCTGCTGGGCTCGAAGTACTACGCGGCTCATCCGCTGTACCCGCTCGAACGCACGCTGGCCGACGTCAACATCGACGGCGTCAACGCCTGGGGACGCGCGCAGGACATCATCAGCATCGGGATGGGGCAGTCGAACCTCGACGATCTCTTGATCGAGGTCGCCAAGACGCAGAACCGCGTGGTCAAGCCCGACGCCGAGCCCGAGAAGGGATACTATTACCGCTCCGACCACTTCGAGTTCGCCAAGCGAGGCGTCCCCGCGCTCGATCCCGAAGGGGGCCGCGACCTGATCGGCAAGCCCGCCGGTTACGGCAAGCAGAAGCAGGACGAGTACACCGAGAAGGACTACCACAAGGTCAGCGACCAGATCAAACCCGACTGGGACCTGTCCGGCGCGGTCGAGGACGCGCGGCTGCTGCTCGAAGTCGGCTATCGAGTCGCCGAAGGGGACGCCTTCCCCGAGTGGAAGTCCGACAGCGAATTCCGGGCCCGCCGCGAGGCCATGCTCAAGGCTTACAAGCCATGA
- a CDS encoding SirB1 family protein, protein MRNEPRPSLDRVALEIARDAYPDLRIDAYVEHIDRLAQRIRERCRPDAPTLKTLRQINWVLFIEEGYTGNQENYFDPRNSYLNEVVDRKTGIPISLSVLYWSLADRLGVGLSAANLPAHFMLRLDAVDRPLFIDPFHAGEILDLDACQRRLSQLTGGEVTLSEAQIAPCSFRVVVARMLRNLKAVYLGEEDYPSAHQIQRRLAAMAGDDPIEQRDLGMICLQLDLPSEAIDPLAAYLRSRPEASDSPTVRDLLTTAKGLVARWN, encoded by the coding sequence TTGCGAAACGAGCCTCGGCCGAGCCTCGACCGCGTGGCGCTGGAGATCGCGCGCGACGCCTACCCCGACCTGCGCATCGACGCCTACGTCGAGCACATCGACCGACTCGCCCAGCGAATCCGCGAGCGTTGCCGACCCGACGCGCCCACGCTCAAGACGCTCCGCCAGATCAACTGGGTGCTGTTCATCGAGGAAGGGTACACGGGGAACCAGGAAAACTACTTCGATCCCCGGAACAGCTACCTCAACGAAGTCGTCGACCGCAAGACGGGCATCCCGATCAGCCTGTCTGTCCTTTACTGGTCGCTCGCCGATCGGCTGGGCGTCGGACTGTCGGCCGCGAACCTCCCCGCGCACTTCATGCTTCGCCTCGACGCCGTCGACCGACCGCTTTTCATCGATCCGTTCCACGCCGGCGAGATCCTCGACCTCGACGCCTGCCAGCGCCGGCTGTCGCAGCTTACCGGCGGCGAGGTGACGCTCTCCGAAGCCCAGATCGCACCGTGCTCGTTCCGGGTCGTCGTCGCCCGGATGCTTCGCAATCTCAAGGCCGTCTACCTGGGCGAGGAGGATTATCCCTCCGCCCACCAGATCCAGCGACGGCTCGCGGCCATGGCCGGCGACGATCCCATCGAACAGCGCGATCTCGGCATGATCTGCCTCCAGCTCGACCTTCCCAGCGAGGCCATCGACCCCCTGGCGGCTTACCTGCGGTCGCGCCCCGAGGCGTCCGACTCCCCGACCGTGCGCGATCTGCTGACCACCGCCAAGGGGCTCGTCGCTCGCTGGAACTGA
- a CDS encoding DMT family transporter, with translation MGIRIRSLLPAVWMISAAFCFATMGALAHAVGAHCDWMLVAFLRIVCTFAFSVALAWSGGARLVLWTPRTLWMRSIAGTISLVCTFYALTHLPIADALTLTNTYPLWIVLTSGRRGGRAGWGADLACVVCAVLGVVFIQTPYLSGTGDGKAVLVALLASFATAVAMMGLHRLREVDARAVVAHFSGLASLVLAGLLVFGRPDAVAASLDRASVFLLVGVGLCGTFGQVLLTKAFASGPPARISVLSLTQVVFGLGYDLILQTRQLTITTLLGFVMVLAPTAWITLRAARRSERNSPSHDAGLRERSLAS, from the coding sequence ATGGGTATCCGCATCAGAAGCCTCTTGCCCGCGGTCTGGATGATTTCAGCGGCGTTCTGCTTTGCGACGATGGGGGCGCTGGCCCATGCGGTGGGCGCTCATTGCGATTGGATGCTGGTCGCTTTCCTTCGGATCGTCTGCACGTTCGCTTTCTCGGTCGCACTGGCGTGGAGCGGCGGCGCGCGGCTGGTCCTCTGGACGCCGCGGACGCTCTGGATGCGCAGCATCGCGGGGACGATCAGCCTGGTCTGCACGTTTTACGCCCTGACGCATCTGCCGATCGCCGACGCCCTGACCCTCACGAACACGTACCCGCTCTGGATCGTCTTGACCTCGGGCCGACGAGGGGGCAGGGCGGGATGGGGGGCCGATCTCGCCTGCGTCGTCTGCGCCGTTCTCGGAGTCGTCTTCATCCAGACGCCCTATCTGTCGGGAACCGGCGACGGGAAGGCGGTACTCGTCGCGCTTCTGGCTTCGTTCGCGACGGCCGTGGCGATGATGGGCCTGCATCGGCTGCGCGAGGTCGACGCCCGCGCAGTGGTCGCCCACTTCTCGGGGCTGGCGAGCCTCGTTCTGGCCGGCTTGCTCGTTTTCGGAAGGCCGGACGCGGTCGCGGCGTCGCTCGACCGCGCGTCCGTGTTCTTGCTCGTGGGCGTCGGTCTCTGCGGCACGTTCGGCCAGGTGCTCCTGACCAAGGCGTTCGCCTCCGGCCCCCCGGCGCGGATTTCCGTACTCAGCTTGACCCAGGTCGTGTTCGGGTTAGGCTACGACCTGATCCTGCAAACCCGGCAACTGACCATTACGACGCTGCTGGGATTCGTGATGGTGCTTGCACCGACCGCCTGGATCACGCTTCGGGCGGCTCGACGGTCGGAACGGAACAGCCCATCCCACGACGCCGGCCTCCGCGAACGATCGCTGGCGTCCTGA